From the Mastacembelus armatus chromosome 14, fMasArm1.2, whole genome shotgun sequence genome, one window contains:
- the LOC113143625 gene encoding ubiquitin carboxyl-terminal hydrolase 2-like produces the protein MPSLRQSYTVTVPEEPAALPLDKADLRRKSPSLSRSMLVSTFMGLIINQAKNKSPQGLVGLRNLGNTCFMNSILQCLSNTPELRDYCLRNTHRTDLNNCRTNAALMEEFAKLTQNLWTSVNESISPSDFRSQIQRYAPKFAGCNQQDAQEFLRCLLDGLHNEVNRVTACPKVSIKDFDHLSDDEKGKQMWNMYLEREDSKVVDLFVGQLKSSLTCTVCGFRSTVFDPFWDLSIPISQKSSGEVTLKDCLRLFTKEDVLDGDDRPTCKKCKARRKCTKRFSIQKFPQILVLHLKRFSDSNIRATKLSTYVNFPLKELDLREFSSESSERAVYNLYAVSNHCGNALGGHYTAYCRNPALGEWYSYNDSRVSPMSSSQVRSSNAYVLFYELTPSPHSKYQTCRL, from the exons ATGCCGTCTCTGCGACAGTCCTACACGGTCACAGTACCGGAGGAACCGGCCGCTTTGCCCTTGGACAAAGCGGACCTGCGCCGCAAGAGTCCTTCGCTGTCCCGGTCCATGCTGGTGTCCACATTCATGGGTCTGATCATCAACCAGGCCAAG AACAAGAGTCCTCAGGGCCTGGTGGGTCTAAGGAACCTCGGAAACACG TGTTTCATGAACTCCATCCTGCAGTGTCTGAGTAACACTCCAGAGCTGAGAGATTACTGCCTGAGAAACACCCATCGCACTGACCTCAACAACTGCAGGACTAATGCTGCTCTCATGGAAG AGTTTGCCAAGTTGACTCAAAACCTGTGGACCTCTGTGAATGAATCCATCAGTCCCTCTGATTTCAGGAGCCAGATCCAGAGATACGCTCCCAAATTTGCAGGCTGCAA tcaGCAGGATGCTCAGGAGTTTCTGCGATGTTTATTGGATGGTCTCCATAATGAGGTGAACCGAGTGACAGCCTGCCCTAAGGTGTCCATCAAGGACTTTGACCACCTCTC ggATGATGAAAAAGGCAAACAGATGTGGAATATGTACTTGGAGAGAGAGGACAGTAAAGTAGTTG ATCTATTTGTGGGACAGCTGAAAAGCTCTCTGACATGCACCGTGTGTGGTTTCCGCTCCACTGTGTTCGATCCCTTCTGGGACCTATCGATACCTATTTCACAG AAGAGCTCAGGTGAAGTGACTCTCAAAGACTGCTTGAGACTCTTTACAAAAGAAGATGTGTTGGATGGAGATGACAGACCT acatgCAAGAAATGCAAAGCCAGAAGGAAATGCACCAAAAGATTCAGCATCCAGAAATTTCCTCAGATCCTTGTACTTC ACCTCAAGCGTTTCTCAGACTCTAACATCCGGGCCACCAAACTCTCCACTTATGTCAACTTCCCTCTCAAAGAGCTGGACCTGCGAGAGTTTTCCTCAGAGAGCAGTG AGCGTGCTGTGTATAATCTGTATGCAGTTTCCAACCACTGTGGAAATGCTTTGGGAGGTCATTACACAGCTTATTGCAGGAACCCAGCACTCGGGGAGTGGTACAGCTACAATGACTCCAG GGTGAGTCCAATGTCCTCCAGCCAGGTTCGTAGCAGCAACGCCTATGTCCTATTCTACGAGCTGACCCCTTCCCCACACAGCAAATATCAGACGTGCCGGCTTTAG